A window of the Helianthus annuus cultivar XRQ/B chromosome 4, HanXRQr2.0-SUNRISE, whole genome shotgun sequence genome harbors these coding sequences:
- the LOC110936156 gene encoding ubiquitin-activating enzyme E1 1 isoform X1 — MGICGGFSSFLLHMLPRKRPVEVVKPDEDSGSDSDTGSLRKKARIGCLTASCASATSRGSAAGTGECDGKKSGGGGEESSVSASSTVVEPSVTTNMGLEDVNMQEIDEDLHSRQLAVYGRETMRRLFASNVLISGMQGLGAEIAKNLILAGVKSVTLHDEGLVELWDLSSNFIFSENDVGKNRALASAQKLQELNNAVLVSTLSTKLTKEQLSNFQAVVFTDVNLDTAIEFDDYCHNHQPPIAFIKTEVRGLFGNIFCDFGPEFTVTDVDGEEPHTGIIASISNDKPALVTCVDDERLEFQDGDLVIFSEIHGMTELNDGKPRKVKSCRPYSFFLEEDTTNFGTYVKGGIVTQVKQPKVLNFKPLKEAIKTPGEFLLSDFAKFDRPPLLHLAFQALDKFMCEMGRFPVAGLEDDAQKLISIATAMNEGLGDGKLDDLNPKLLRNFAYGARAVLNPMAAMFGGIVGQEVVKACSGKFHPLVQFFYFDSIESLPTEPLEPSDCKPLNTRYDAQISVFGAKFQQKLENTRSFVVGSGALGCEFLKNLALMGVSCGANGKLTVTDDDVIEKSNLSRQFLFRDWNIGQAKSTVAASAAALINPRLQIEALQNRVGPETENVFDDTFWENLNVVINALDNVNARLYVDQRCVYFQKPLLESGTLGAKCNTQMVIPHLTENYGASRDPPEKQAPMCTVHSFPHNIDHCLTWARSEFEGLLEKTPSEVNAYLSNPSEYTTAMRNAGDAQARDNLERVLECLDRERCETFQDCITWARLKFEDYFSNRMKQLIYTFPEDALTSTGAPFWSAPKRFPRPLEFSVSDLSHLNFVLAGSILRAETFGILVPDWAKNPKKLAEAVDRVIVPDFQPKQGVKIETDENATSLSSASIDDAAVIDELIKKLEQRRKTLPSGYVMKPIQFEKDDDTNYHMDFIAGLANMRARNYSIPEVDKLRAKFIAGRIIPAIATSTAMATGLVCLELYKVIDGGHKVEDYRNTFANLALPLFSMAEPVPPKVIKHQDMSWTVWDRWTIKGNPTLRELIKWLADKGLDAYSISCGSCLLYNSMFPRHKDRMDKKVVDVARDVAKMEIPPYRRHLDLMVACEDEEENDVDIPQVSVYFR; from the exons ATGGGGATTTGTGGCGGTTTCAGCAGTTTTTTACTCCATATGCTACCAAGAAAACGTCCTGTTGAAGTAGTGAAGCCTGACGAAGATAGCGGTAGTGATAGTGATACTGGTAGTTTAAGGAAAAAGGCACGGATCGGTTGTTTGACGGCTTCTTGTGCGTCGGCCACGTCTAGAGGTAGTGCTGCCGGGACGGGTGAGTGTGACGGAAAGAagagcggtggtggtggtgaggagTCTAGTGTGAGTGCTAGTAGTACTGTTGTGGAACCGTCGGTGACGACGAATATGGGATTGGAGGATGTGAATATGCAGGAGATTGATGAGGATTTGCATAGCAGGCAGCTTGCGGTGTATGGTCGGGAGACTATGAGGAGGCTTTTTGCGTCTAATGTGCTGATTTCTGGGATGCAAGGACTTGGTGCAGAAATAG CAAAAAATCTTATACTTGCTGGGGTAAAGTCTGTGACATTGCATGATGAAGGGTTGGTGGAACTGTGGGATTTGTCCAGCAATTTTATCTTCTCAGAAAACGACGTTGGCAAGAATAGGGCCCTAGCTTCCGCTCAGAAACTGCAGGAGCTCAACAATGCGGTGCTGGTCTCTACCTTGTCTACAAAGTTGACTAAAGAACAACTTTCTAACTTTCAG GCTGTGGTCTTTACCGACGTTAACTTAGACACAGCTATCGAGTTTGACGATTACTGCCACAACCATCAACCTCCCATTGCTTTCATCAAGACCGAAGTCCGAGGACTTTTCGGTAACATTTTCTGCGATTTCGGCCCTGAGTTCACCGTAACCGATGTCGATGGGGAGGAACCACATACTGGCATCATTGCATCAATTAGCAACGATAAACCCGCACTTGTAACCTGTGTTGACGATGAAAGGTTGGAGTTCCAAGACGGTGATCTCGTCATATTTTCCGAAATTCATGGGATGACAGAACTTAACGATGGAAAACCACGAAAGGTCAAAAGCTGCAGACCATACTCGTTCTTTCTTGAAGAAGATACTACCAACTTCGGCACGTATGTAAAAGGTGGTATCGTGACGCAAGTCAAACAGCCGAAGGTCTTGAACTTCAAGCCGTTAAAAGAAGCGATTAAAACTCCAGGGGAGTTTCTGTTGAGTGATTTCGCTAAATTTGACCGCCCACCGCTGTTGCATCTGGCGTTTCAAGCACTTGATAAGTTCATGTGTGAAATGGGGCGGTTCCCCGTTGCTGGTTTGGAAGATGATGCTCAAAAGCTGATTTCGATTGCCACCGCCATGAACGAGGGCTTGGGAGATGGAAAATTAGATGATTTAAATCCGAAACTTTTGCGGAACTTTGCGTATGGTGCCCGAGCCGTGCTTAATCCTATGGCTGCCATGTTTGGTGGTATTGTCGGTCAAGAAGTTGTCAAGGCGTGCTCGGGAAAGTTCCATCCACTTGTTCAG TTCTTTTACTTTGATTCGATTGAATCGCTTCCTACTGAACCACTGGAACCCAGCGACTGCAAACCTTTGAACACCCGTTACGATGCCCAAATTTCAGTATTCGGAGCTAAATTCCAGCAAAAATTAGAAAACACCCGGTCTTTCGTTGTAGGATCCGGTGCATTGGGATGTGAATTCTTGAAAAACTTAGCTTTAATGGGTGTTTCATGTGGAGCTAACGGGAAATTAACAGTCACAGATGATGACGTGATCGAGAAAAGCAATCTCAGCAGGCAATTCTTATTTCGTGACTGGAATATCGGGCAGGCGAAATCCACTGTCGCGGCTTCCGCAGCTGCATTGATCAACCCTCGTCTTCAGATCGAAGCTTTACAAAACCGTGTGGGCCCCGAGACGGAAAACGTTTTCGATGATACTTTCTGGGAGAATCTAAACGTTGTCATTAATGCTTTAGATAATGTCAATGCAAGACTTTACGTTGATCAAAGATGCGTGTATTTCCAAAAGCCACTTCTCGAGTCTGGTACACTCGGTGCTAAGTGCAACACTCAGATGGTTATTCCGCATTTGACTGAAAACTATGGTGCCTCTAGGGACCCGCCAGAGAAGCAAGCACCCATGTGTACTGTGCACTCGTTCCCGCATAACATTGACCATTGTTTGACTTGGGCACGGTCAGAGTTTGAAGGGCTGCTTGAGAAAACCCCATCGGAAGTCAACGCCTATCTCTCGAACCCCAGTGAGTATACAACTGCAATGAGGAATGCTGGTGATGCTCAGGCTCGGGATAATTTAGAGCGCGTTCTTGAGTGTCTTGACAGGGAAAGATGTGAAACGTTCCAAGATTGCATCACTTGGGCTCGTCTAAA GTTTGAAGATTACTTCTCTAATCGTATGAAGCAACTGATTTACACGTTCCCAGAGGATGCGCTAACAAGTACAGGAGCTCCATTTTGGTCAGCCCCGAAGCGTTTCCCACGCCCACTGGAGTTCTCTGTTTCTGACCTGAGCCACCTTAACTTTGTATTAGCGGGCTCCATCCTTCGGGCTGAAACATTCGGCATCTTGGTTCCCGATTGGGCTAAAAATCCCAAGAAGCTGGCTGAGGCTGTTGATCGGGTTATCGTTCCCGACTTTCAACCAAAACAGGGTGTCAAGATCGAGACTGATGAAAATGCTACCAGTTTATCTTCTGCATCTATAGATGACGCTGCAGTTATTGATGAACTAATCAAGAAGCTAGAACAACGCAGAAAGACTCTTCCTTCTGGTTATGTCATGAAACCTATTCAATTCGAGAAG GATGACGACACCAATTACCATATGGATTTCATAGCAGGACTGGCTAACATGAGGGCAAGGAATTATAGCATCCCGGAAGTCGACAAACTGAGAGCCAAATTCATAGCCGGAAGAATCATCCCCGCAATCGCCACATCAACCGCAATGGCCACTGGTTTGGTCTGTCTGGAGCTCTACAAGGTTATCGACGGGGGCCACAAGGTGGAAGACTACCGTAACACATTTGCCAACCTGGCACTCCCTCTTTTCTCCATGGCTGAGCCGGTCCCACCAAAAGTCATCAAACACCAGGATATGAGCTGGACCGTGTGGGACAGGTGGACAATCAAGGGCAACCCTACGTTAAGGGAACTCATCAAATGGCTTGCGGATAAGGGACTTGACGCTTATAGCATTTCGTGTGGAAGCTGTTTGTTGTATAACAGCATGTTTCCTAGGCATAAAGATCGAATGGATAAGAAGGTGGTGGATGTGGCCCGTGATGTGGCTAAGATGGAGATTCCGCCGTATCGCCGCCACCTGGATCTGATGGTGGCTTGCGAAGATGAGGAGGAGAACGATGTTGACATCCCTCAGGTTTCTGTATACTTCCGCTAA
- the LOC110936156 gene encoding ubiquitin-activating enzyme E1 1 isoform X2 has translation MLPRKRPVEVVKPDEDSGSDSDTGSLRKKARIGCLTASCASATSRGSAAGTGECDGKKSGGGGEESSVSASSTVVEPSVTTNMGLEDVNMQEIDEDLHSRQLAVYGRETMRRLFASNVLISGMQGLGAEIAKNLILAGVKSVTLHDEGLVELWDLSSNFIFSENDVGKNRALASAQKLQELNNAVLVSTLSTKLTKEQLSNFQAVVFTDVNLDTAIEFDDYCHNHQPPIAFIKTEVRGLFGNIFCDFGPEFTVTDVDGEEPHTGIIASISNDKPALVTCVDDERLEFQDGDLVIFSEIHGMTELNDGKPRKVKSCRPYSFFLEEDTTNFGTYVKGGIVTQVKQPKVLNFKPLKEAIKTPGEFLLSDFAKFDRPPLLHLAFQALDKFMCEMGRFPVAGLEDDAQKLISIATAMNEGLGDGKLDDLNPKLLRNFAYGARAVLNPMAAMFGGIVGQEVVKACSGKFHPLVQFFYFDSIESLPTEPLEPSDCKPLNTRYDAQISVFGAKFQQKLENTRSFVVGSGALGCEFLKNLALMGVSCGANGKLTVTDDDVIEKSNLSRQFLFRDWNIGQAKSTVAASAAALINPRLQIEALQNRVGPETENVFDDTFWENLNVVINALDNVNARLYVDQRCVYFQKPLLESGTLGAKCNTQMVIPHLTENYGASRDPPEKQAPMCTVHSFPHNIDHCLTWARSEFEGLLEKTPSEVNAYLSNPSEYTTAMRNAGDAQARDNLERVLECLDRERCETFQDCITWARLKFEDYFSNRMKQLIYTFPEDALTSTGAPFWSAPKRFPRPLEFSVSDLSHLNFVLAGSILRAETFGILVPDWAKNPKKLAEAVDRVIVPDFQPKQGVKIETDENATSLSSASIDDAAVIDELIKKLEQRRKTLPSGYVMKPIQFEKDDDTNYHMDFIAGLANMRARNYSIPEVDKLRAKFIAGRIIPAIATSTAMATGLVCLELYKVIDGGHKVEDYRNTFANLALPLFSMAEPVPPKVIKHQDMSWTVWDRWTIKGNPTLRELIKWLADKGLDAYSISCGSCLLYNSMFPRHKDRMDKKVVDVARDVAKMEIPPYRRHLDLMVACEDEEENDVDIPQVSVYFR, from the exons ATGCTACCAAGAAAACGTCCTGTTGAAGTAGTGAAGCCTGACGAAGATAGCGGTAGTGATAGTGATACTGGTAGTTTAAGGAAAAAGGCACGGATCGGTTGTTTGACGGCTTCTTGTGCGTCGGCCACGTCTAGAGGTAGTGCTGCCGGGACGGGTGAGTGTGACGGAAAGAagagcggtggtggtggtgaggagTCTAGTGTGAGTGCTAGTAGTACTGTTGTGGAACCGTCGGTGACGACGAATATGGGATTGGAGGATGTGAATATGCAGGAGATTGATGAGGATTTGCATAGCAGGCAGCTTGCGGTGTATGGTCGGGAGACTATGAGGAGGCTTTTTGCGTCTAATGTGCTGATTTCTGGGATGCAAGGACTTGGTGCAGAAATAG CAAAAAATCTTATACTTGCTGGGGTAAAGTCTGTGACATTGCATGATGAAGGGTTGGTGGAACTGTGGGATTTGTCCAGCAATTTTATCTTCTCAGAAAACGACGTTGGCAAGAATAGGGCCCTAGCTTCCGCTCAGAAACTGCAGGAGCTCAACAATGCGGTGCTGGTCTCTACCTTGTCTACAAAGTTGACTAAAGAACAACTTTCTAACTTTCAG GCTGTGGTCTTTACCGACGTTAACTTAGACACAGCTATCGAGTTTGACGATTACTGCCACAACCATCAACCTCCCATTGCTTTCATCAAGACCGAAGTCCGAGGACTTTTCGGTAACATTTTCTGCGATTTCGGCCCTGAGTTCACCGTAACCGATGTCGATGGGGAGGAACCACATACTGGCATCATTGCATCAATTAGCAACGATAAACCCGCACTTGTAACCTGTGTTGACGATGAAAGGTTGGAGTTCCAAGACGGTGATCTCGTCATATTTTCCGAAATTCATGGGATGACAGAACTTAACGATGGAAAACCACGAAAGGTCAAAAGCTGCAGACCATACTCGTTCTTTCTTGAAGAAGATACTACCAACTTCGGCACGTATGTAAAAGGTGGTATCGTGACGCAAGTCAAACAGCCGAAGGTCTTGAACTTCAAGCCGTTAAAAGAAGCGATTAAAACTCCAGGGGAGTTTCTGTTGAGTGATTTCGCTAAATTTGACCGCCCACCGCTGTTGCATCTGGCGTTTCAAGCACTTGATAAGTTCATGTGTGAAATGGGGCGGTTCCCCGTTGCTGGTTTGGAAGATGATGCTCAAAAGCTGATTTCGATTGCCACCGCCATGAACGAGGGCTTGGGAGATGGAAAATTAGATGATTTAAATCCGAAACTTTTGCGGAACTTTGCGTATGGTGCCCGAGCCGTGCTTAATCCTATGGCTGCCATGTTTGGTGGTATTGTCGGTCAAGAAGTTGTCAAGGCGTGCTCGGGAAAGTTCCATCCACTTGTTCAG TTCTTTTACTTTGATTCGATTGAATCGCTTCCTACTGAACCACTGGAACCCAGCGACTGCAAACCTTTGAACACCCGTTACGATGCCCAAATTTCAGTATTCGGAGCTAAATTCCAGCAAAAATTAGAAAACACCCGGTCTTTCGTTGTAGGATCCGGTGCATTGGGATGTGAATTCTTGAAAAACTTAGCTTTAATGGGTGTTTCATGTGGAGCTAACGGGAAATTAACAGTCACAGATGATGACGTGATCGAGAAAAGCAATCTCAGCAGGCAATTCTTATTTCGTGACTGGAATATCGGGCAGGCGAAATCCACTGTCGCGGCTTCCGCAGCTGCATTGATCAACCCTCGTCTTCAGATCGAAGCTTTACAAAACCGTGTGGGCCCCGAGACGGAAAACGTTTTCGATGATACTTTCTGGGAGAATCTAAACGTTGTCATTAATGCTTTAGATAATGTCAATGCAAGACTTTACGTTGATCAAAGATGCGTGTATTTCCAAAAGCCACTTCTCGAGTCTGGTACACTCGGTGCTAAGTGCAACACTCAGATGGTTATTCCGCATTTGACTGAAAACTATGGTGCCTCTAGGGACCCGCCAGAGAAGCAAGCACCCATGTGTACTGTGCACTCGTTCCCGCATAACATTGACCATTGTTTGACTTGGGCACGGTCAGAGTTTGAAGGGCTGCTTGAGAAAACCCCATCGGAAGTCAACGCCTATCTCTCGAACCCCAGTGAGTATACAACTGCAATGAGGAATGCTGGTGATGCTCAGGCTCGGGATAATTTAGAGCGCGTTCTTGAGTGTCTTGACAGGGAAAGATGTGAAACGTTCCAAGATTGCATCACTTGGGCTCGTCTAAA GTTTGAAGATTACTTCTCTAATCGTATGAAGCAACTGATTTACACGTTCCCAGAGGATGCGCTAACAAGTACAGGAGCTCCATTTTGGTCAGCCCCGAAGCGTTTCCCACGCCCACTGGAGTTCTCTGTTTCTGACCTGAGCCACCTTAACTTTGTATTAGCGGGCTCCATCCTTCGGGCTGAAACATTCGGCATCTTGGTTCCCGATTGGGCTAAAAATCCCAAGAAGCTGGCTGAGGCTGTTGATCGGGTTATCGTTCCCGACTTTCAACCAAAACAGGGTGTCAAGATCGAGACTGATGAAAATGCTACCAGTTTATCTTCTGCATCTATAGATGACGCTGCAGTTATTGATGAACTAATCAAGAAGCTAGAACAACGCAGAAAGACTCTTCCTTCTGGTTATGTCATGAAACCTATTCAATTCGAGAAG GATGACGACACCAATTACCATATGGATTTCATAGCAGGACTGGCTAACATGAGGGCAAGGAATTATAGCATCCCGGAAGTCGACAAACTGAGAGCCAAATTCATAGCCGGAAGAATCATCCCCGCAATCGCCACATCAACCGCAATGGCCACTGGTTTGGTCTGTCTGGAGCTCTACAAGGTTATCGACGGGGGCCACAAGGTGGAAGACTACCGTAACACATTTGCCAACCTGGCACTCCCTCTTTTCTCCATGGCTGAGCCGGTCCCACCAAAAGTCATCAAACACCAGGATATGAGCTGGACCGTGTGGGACAGGTGGACAATCAAGGGCAACCCTACGTTAAGGGAACTCATCAAATGGCTTGCGGATAAGGGACTTGACGCTTATAGCATTTCGTGTGGAAGCTGTTTGTTGTATAACAGCATGTTTCCTAGGCATAAAGATCGAATGGATAAGAAGGTGGTGGATGTGGCCCGTGATGTGGCTAAGATGGAGATTCCGCCGTATCGCCGCCACCTGGATCTGATGGTGGCTTGCGAAGATGAGGAGGAGAACGATGTTGACATCCCTCAGGTTTCTGTATACTTCCGCTAA